The following DNA comes from Candidatus Nitrosocosmicus arcticus.
TGAAAATTAAGATTAATAAACCAGATATATTTGTAACAGGAATTCTGATTGCTGCTATGTTTTTGTTTAGTTCTTATGCGATAATTAGTTTTGCGCAAACACAAACCTCCTCAAATCATACACAAACCTCCTCAAATCATACACAAACCTCCTCAAATCATACACAAACCTCCTCAAATCATACACAAACCTCCTCAAATCATACACAAACCTCCTCAAAACAAGAATCAAATCTAAATCCAATATTTATTACGCATAGGGCAAGCAATAGTGTTTTGACATTGCCCAGTGAAAAGGTATGGCCTGCTGGTCGAGATATGACATACATAGATGCAACAGATGATGGAAAAATTATTGTCGCTACAAGCACCGGCGACGATCAAATTGTTGTATTTAATGGCACTAATGGTAATATAATTAATAAAATAAAGGTAGGCGAATATCCAACGGGAATCAAAATATCACCTAATAAAAAATTTGTAATTGTTCCTAATCAACTTCCGGGTACAGCAAGCATCATAGATTTAGAAAAAATGAAAGTTATTGATGAAATAAAGGTAGGGAAGATTCCGCATAATACAGTATTCTCGCCGAATGGGACCAAAGCATATTTGACCATTCAAGGAGAAGACAAAGTTGTAGTTTTTGATGTAAATGATTCCTTTAAGAAAACTGCAGAAATTAAGGTGGCTCAGGGCCCACATAATTTAGACATTACAGGAGATGGCAAATTACTTTTTGTAGCTAATGCTGCGTCAAGCGATGTTGCAGCTATTAACACAACCACGCTTAAAATCATCAAGAAAATTCCAGTAACCTTAGGTCATCATGGTATAGATATATCCCCTAATGATAAAAGAGCATATGTTTCTGGAGTAGGTGATGATAAGATAAGTGTAATTGATGTGGATAAATTAGAATTAATAAAGCAAGTAACAGTAGGCAAAGGACCTCACGGTATACGTACAAGCTCCGACGGAAAAAATATTTATGTTGCTGTAACTAATACTAATGAGCTTGTGGTAATCAATACCGATACATTGGCGGTATCTGAAAAAATACCTGTAGGAAAGATTCCCTTCTGGATAGCTGTTCCAGGAAATACTTAATTTGTCTTATCTGCATATATGTTTGACAAAATTATCACATTTTTCGGGAAAAGTAGTTCCCTCTGTACTAACATGATCAAAAAAATTTTGTAGCCTTTTTTGTATTTGCCTACTATTTTTGGTAATTCGAGATTCTGAAACTACAGAGACGATAAAGGGTTTCTTTATCTAATTGAATAGAATTTTTTGAGTATGATTTTGACAAAGAAACTAGAGGATCAAAAAAATCACATTAATTTTGTAATAGCAATACTTCAGATATTAGAAATTTCATTATAAGACTTACAACCAGGACATTGTAAAACCACATCACCTTGATTGTAGGCAAGTACATTCTCAACCAAAACGAATTCGCAGTTTCCACAAACGAGTGACTCAAGTTCGATCCCCTTAACCAATGCATCCTTATCATGCGTACTAAAAACAGTTCGTGTTCCTTTCTCAGGTGGAGGTATAACCCGAAGTTTGACTATTTTTGTCATATGACATTCATTTGCATTATCAGATTTAAAGGATCCTAATATTTTTATCAACATAGCTTAATTCGTGAATAAAATTTATCAAGTTCACCATAGGTGTATTATTTAAAATTTCCCTGAGAATCAGTAAGAGTTTTTTGCTCAAATGAAATCTTAATAAATTTAAAACCAAACCGGATATCCAAATGATTACCTTCCACATTAGACGGGTTGGTAAAATTTTTTGCATTTTCATCAAATAGGACTCCAGCTAGGCCATTAATTAAAAAAATCTCCAGCCTTATTTTATACGTGTCTCTGGTGACTAGAATTCTGAAAGTTAATAGATCACATTGTTATTTCTTTTCTCATGAAACTTGCCTCCGTTTATTTACAAGTTTCATAACCCTATCTGCTGTATGTTTATTCCCATTAATAGCATAATGAATTCATATTCGGTCCATGTTATCCCGGATTTCTAAAACTTTTTTGTTCGATTCGAATTAACATCTGAAATAAAATATTGATCAAACCATATCTTTTTTTACCTTGTCAAGATAAATAGAGCCCGTGACAGGGCGGATCTACAACGGCTATTTTGTGAGTTTCCCTTTGTATAGAAAGACCACCCTCCCATACGTCCCATTTATGGAAGATAACATTCTGAGCAAAAGGATAACACACACTTAAAAAAACATCGAATCACTAGAAACCATGTTCTCTGAAGTCTCTATACTATTTTCCCCCAC
Coding sequences within:
- a CDS encoding YncE family protein; protein product: MKIKINKPDIFVTGILIAAMFLFSSYAIISFAQTQTSSNHTQTSSNHTQTSSNHTQTSSNHTQTSSNHTQTSSKQESNLNPIFITHRASNSVLTLPSEKVWPAGRDMTYIDATDDGKIIVATSTGDDQIVVFNGTNGNIINKIKVGEYPTGIKISPNKKFVIVPNQLPGTASIIDLEKMKVIDEIKVGKIPHNTVFSPNGTKAYLTIQGEDKVVVFDVNDSFKKTAEIKVAQGPHNLDITGDGKLLFVANAASSDVAAINTTTLKIIKKIPVTLGHHGIDISPNDKRAYVSGVGDDKISVIDVDKLELIKQVTVGKGPHGIRTSSDGKNIYVAVTNTNELVVINTDTLAVSEKIPVGKIPFWIAVPGNT